A region from the Musa acuminata AAA Group cultivar baxijiao chromosome BXJ1-10, Cavendish_Baxijiao_AAA, whole genome shotgun sequence genome encodes:
- the LOC103968451 gene encoding RING-H2 finger protein ATL51: protein MGLHSLPSAAEAFFPFALLAYALLPVALLVNGVRWAVVRMIGLGGGGDGEEERMPDVGARVVVWRHEGGVDDGECCVCLHGFEAAAEVSQVAACRHFFHRECLERWLSHLYATCPLCRSMV from the coding sequence ATGGGGCTACACAGCCTGCCGAGCGCCGCCGAGGCCTTCTTTCCCTTCGCGCTGCTGGCTTACGCTTTGCTCCCGGTGGCGCTGCTGGTGAACGGGGTCAGATGGGCGGTGGTTCGAATGATCGGATTAGGCGGTGGCGGTGATGGGGAAGAGGAGCGCATGCCAGACGTCGGAGCACGCGTCGTGGTGTGGAGGCACGAGGGTGGCGTCGACGACGGAGAGTGCTGCGTGTGCCTCCATGGCTtcgaggcggcggcggaggtgaGCCAGGTGGCGGCATGCAGGCACTTCTTCCACAGAGAGTGCTTGGAGAGGTGGCTGTCTCACCTGTACGCCACCTGCCCCCTCTGCAGATCCATGGTGTAG
- the LOC103968447 gene encoding high-affinity nitrate transporter-activating protein 2.1, whose product MQDLFGFPLVSRLGTKYKKPPSTKGAPTIEGKEEPMAALLSCQVRVLLLLLLLLLCYLGPSAAVLFSSLPKTLIVTASPSPGQVLYAGVDQMNVTWAINQSLPGATVSAYKKVKVSFCYAPASQADRGWRKTDDNLKKDKTCQFKITTQPYATAGSVAYTVERSIPTATFFVRAYVLDSEDAEVAYGQSTDAQKTTNLFDVVGITGRHASLGIAAACLSAFSVVALAFFFVVEKRKAKK is encoded by the exons ATGCAAGATCTATTTGGCTTTCCACTGGTCAGTCGATTGGGAACTAAATATAAGAAGCCACCATCAACCAAGGGAGCTCCCACAATTGAAGGCAAAGAAGAACCAATGGCTGCTTTGCTCTCGTGTCAAGTCagggttctcctcctcctcctcctcctcctcctctgttatCTCGGGCCTTCTGCGGCGGTGCTGTTCTCCTCCCTCCCTAAGACTCTCATAGTCACTGCATCCCCAAGTCCAGGCCAAG TGTTGTATGCTGGAGTCGACCAGATGAACGTGACCTGGGCGATCAACCAGAGCCTGCCGGGGGCCACCGTCTCAGCCTACAAGAAGGTGAAGGTGAGCTTCTGCTACGCTCCGGCGAGCCAAGCCGACCGCGGGTGGCGCAAGACGGACGACAACCTAAAGAAGGACAAGACGTGCCAGTTCAAGATCACCACCCAGCCCTACGCCACCGCCGGCTCCGTGGCGTACACCGTGGAGCGCAGCATCCCCACGGCCACCTTCTTCGTGAGAGCCTACGTGCTGGACTCCGAGGACGCGGAGGTCGCCTACGGGCAGAGCACCGACGCCCAGAAGACCACCAACCTGTTCGACGTTGTCGGGATCACGGGCCGGCATGCGTCGCTGGGCATCGCCGCAGCGTGCTTGTCGGCCTTCTCTGTCGTCGCGCTCGCTTTCTTCTTCGTCGTCGAGAAGAGAAAGGCTAAGAAGTAA
- the LOC135595798 gene encoding uncharacterized protein LOC135595798 yields MQDPLFTFPSCFAPGERLPEDPTTAAATKSGQSIVTSIYRTKIAGHCRLITVTWCRDVLVRGLSVSVDDEGSGSGTESCGGGGGNQLVCFKVEMRPWHFWRKHGSRRFQVEGKAVDVLWDLRSAKFSGEPEPQSGFYVAVASDHEVVLLLGDNKKEAYRKTGCRPATIDATLVSRKEHVFGRTRFVTRARFQDKDRPHEIAIEYSSSSGGCSIGGNIDPEMVVKIDGSVAIHVKHLQWKFRGNECITVSRARVEVYWDVHDWLFSPGLRHAMFIFKPIALLSSSMPLSSSSSSTVDKHIALMTGSSGFCLFLYAWKLD; encoded by the coding sequence ATGCAGGACCCGCTATTTACGTTTCCTTCCTGCTTCGCTCCCggcgagcggctccccgaggatcCCACCACCGCAGCTGCGACCAAGTCGGGCCAGAGCATCGTCACGTCCATTTACCGCACCAAGATCGCAGGCCACTGCCGGCTGATCACCGTCACCTGGTGCCGGGACGTGCTGGTCCGCGGCCTCTCGGTGTCGGTCGACGACGAGGGCTCAGGGAGCGGTACCGAaagctgcggcggcggcggcggcaaccaGCTGGTTTGCTTCAAGGTGGAGATGCGGCCATGGCACTTCTGGCGCAAGCACGGCTCGAGGCGCTTCCAGGTGGAAGGGAAGGCCGTGGACGTCCTGTGGGACCTTCGGAGCGCGAAATTCTCCGGCGAGCCGGAGCCGCAGTCCGGCTTCTACGTCGCGGTGGCCTCCGACCACGAGGTGGTGCTTCTGCTGGGCGACAACAAGAAGGAGGCCTACCGGAAAACCGGGTGCCGCCCGGCCACCATCGACGCCACCCTGGTGTCCAGGAAGGAGCACGTCTTCGGGAGGACGCGGTTCGTGACGCGAGCTCGGTTCCAGGACAAGGACAGGCCGCACGAGATCGCCATCGAgtacagcagcagcagcggcggctgtAGCATCGGCGGCAACATCGACCCGGAGATGGTGGTCAAGATCGACGGCTCGGTGGCCATCCACGTGAAGCATCTGCAGTGGAAGTTCCGGGGGAACGAGTGCATCACGGTGAGCAGGGCGCGAGTGGAGGTGTACTGGGACGTCCACGACTGGCTCTTCAGTCCGGGGCTGAGGCACGCCATGTTCATCTTCAAGCCCATCGCGCTGCTCAGCTCCTCGATGCCGCTGTCGTCTTCTTCCTCGAGCACCGTCGACAAACACATTGCGCTCATGACGGGCTCCTCGGGGTTCTGCTTGTTCCTCTATGCATGGAAGTTAGATTGA
- the LOC135595800 gene encoding uncharacterized protein LOC135595800 isoform X2: MAKPGNMGHSGFLRYPNDCMRIIINIFVGVVIGFFIGVSFPTANMPKLHLAGSITTCIEDKNSGFATQALLNHTWPSIHSHNGNNSTVHYNDTSKIYVPKNPRGAERLPPNIIVSKSDLYPRRLWGNPSEFSENFTIMLFHYDGRTSEWDEFEWSKRAIHVSARKQTKWWFAKRFLHPDIVDSYEFIFIWDEDLGVEHFDAEEYIKLVKKHGLEISQPGLQPSKDLTWLMTMRREGSEVHKETKEKHGRCSDPHLPPCAAFVEIMATVFSRDAWRCAWHMIQNDLVHGWGLDFALRRCVEGAHERIGVVDSQWIVHQGIPTLGNQGQKQNGKQPWKGVQDRCRKEWKMFQDRMADAEKAYISKRW, encoded by the exons ATGGCAAAACCTGGAAATATGGGGCACAG TGGATTTCTTAGGTATCCAAATGACTGTATGAGAATTATTATAAACATATTTGTTGGAGTCGTTATAGGCTTTTTTATTGGAGTTTCCTTTCCAACAGCTAATATGCCAAAG CTCCACTTGGCTGGTAGCATCACCACATGCATTGAGGACAAGAATTCAGGCTTTGCAACCCAAGCATTGCTGAATCACACTTGGCCTTCTATACATAGTCACAACGGAAACAACTCAACAGTACATTATAATGATACCTCAAAG ATCTACGTTCCTAAAAATCCCCGAGGTGCAGAAAGGCTCCCACCAAATATCATCGTATCCAAGTCAGATCTTTATCCACGAAGGTTGTGGGGGAATCCAAGTGAG TTCTCGGAAAATTTtacaatcatgttgttccattatGATGGACGGACAAGTGAGTGGGATGAATTTGAATGGTCAAAGCGGGCTATTCATGTTAGTGCCAGAAAACAAACTAAATG GTGGTTCGCAAAACGGTTTTTGCACCCCGACATTGTGGATTCATATGAGTTCATATTCATTTGGGATGAAGATCTAGGAGTCGAGCATTTTGATGCTGAAGA ATACATTAAGCTGGTAAAGAAACATGGGCTGGAGATTTCACAACCTGGCCTACAGCCTAGTAAAGACTTAACATGGCTAATGACGATGCGGAGAGAGGGAAGCGAAGTCCATAA AGAAACAAAGGAGAAACATGGCCGGTGTTCCGACCCTCATCTTCCACCCTGTGCTGC GTTCGTCGAGATAATGGCGACTGTGTTCTCCCGAGATGCCTGGCGTTGTGCATGGCATATGATTCAG AACGACTTGGTTCACGGATGGGGTCTTGATTTTGCTCTTCGGAGATGCGTGGAG GGGGCTCACGAGAGAATTGGAGTCGTGGATTCGCAATGGATCGTTCACCAAGGGATTCCTACGCTTGGTAACCAG GGACAGAAACAGAATGGAAAACAACCATGGAAGGGG GTACAGGATCGGTGTAGAAAAGAGTGGAAAATGTTCCAAGATCGGATGGCCGACGCTGAGAAGGCATACATATCGAAGAGATGGTGA
- the LOC103968446 gene encoding protein-tyrosine-phosphatase MKP1 — translation MDGEDPPSSSGTPRKTLLRSATWTSRSISNPNPNPNPQPSRPPKPGRLALPPPPPLAAWPCPASDDSGHWPATPSASSTPAAAASAAADDGDGDVSRVDDHVYLGGDSVARDRAALRRHGITHVLNCAGAACPDHFRGELAYRTLWLRDSPAEDLAPVLYDAFDFLERARAAPRGRALVHCRRGASRSAALVVAYLMWRRALPFDDALRAVRAVRPSVDPNLGFAAQLLRCQRRVHALPPTPGSAALRAYRMAPQSPYDPLYLVPKSVDLSCTDGAGILDSRGAFVVHVPSAIYVWLGHCCGPSMATAAATAALQVVRYERAEGPIITVNEGSEPAAFWAALTDEPLSAVPEEIVGNRRVELYDLDYDIFRRATARARAAPPLSKMWTGPETITPVKDSGWCRLRRKFASRDWKDIIKAVVERRSLREEDLRASNAVRSPGSFSVESSTTPSSSSADSASVLSTFSPNSSSSSDWNNLSPPRSELHRASQTELNPELQSSSSGNVKGKDLRSLAERRGGNAPSLFLVPSAGDTEGRLSSTDIVRDWCLSPPFISEVEEYQETFDLERRLSLGASDPDDAAEDETYCADEHNQLIHPVLFRWPDMDKVEDVHPGVLDSESIFLLLASESKLGSRKPMMKKIYVWLGRDSRNEVGRGNEEDGHIYLDRAGTEFFGRMGTPMDTPVQIIREGQEPEQFLNHIFSFHQATESSHS, via the coding sequence ATGGACGGCGAggatcctccctcctcctccggaACTCCCCGCAAGACCCTTCTCCGATCAGCCACCTGGACCTCCCGCTCGAtttccaaccctaaccctaaccccaaTCCCCAACCCAGCCGGCCGCCCAAACCCGGCCGCCTCGCGCTCCCTCCTCCCCCACCCCTCGCCGCTTGGCCCTGCCCCGCCTCCGACGACTCCGGCCACTGGCCCGCCACGCCCTCCGCCTCCTCCACTCCTGCCGCTGCTGCCTCTGCTGCTGCggacgacggcgacggcgacgtcTCCCGCGTTGACGACCACGTCTACCTGGGTGGCGACTCGGTGGCACGTGACCGCGCGGCCCTCCGCCGCCACGGCATCACCCACGTGCTCAACTGCGCCGGCGCCGCCTGCCCCGACCACTTCCGCGGCGAGCTCGCCTACCGGACGCTGTGGCTCCGCGACTCTCCCGCTGAGGACCTCGCCCCGGTCCTCTACGATGCATTTGACTTCCTCGAGCGCGCCCGTGCCGCCCCACGAGGCCGCGCTCTCGTCCACTGCCGCCGCGGCGCCTCCCGCTCCGCGGCCCTTGTCGTCGCCTACCTCATGTGGCGCCGCGCCCTCCCCTTCGACGACGCCCTCCGAGCTGTCCGCGCCGTCCGCCCCTCCGTCGACCCCAACCTCGGCTTTGCCGCTCAGCTTCTCCGCTGCCAGCGCCGCGTCCACGCCCTCCCCCCGACCCCCGGCTCCGCCGCCCTCCGCGCCTACCGCATGGCCCCCCAGTCCCCCTATGATCCCCTCTACCTCGTCCCCAAGTCCGTCGACCTCAGCTGCACCGACGGCGCAGGCATCCTCGATTCCCGAGGCGCGTTCGTCGTCCACGTGCCCTCCGCCATTTACGTCTGGCTCGGCCACTGCTGCGGACCCTCCATGGCCACCGCTGCCGCCACCGCCGCGCTCCAGGTCGTCCGCTACGAGCGTGCCGAGGGTCCTATCATCACCGTCAACGAGGGTTCCGAGCCTGCAGCATTCTGGGCCGCCCTCACTGACGAGCCCCTATCCGCCGTTCCGGAAGAGATCGTTGGAAATAGGAGAGTGGAGCTTTATGATCTCGACTACGACATCTTCCGCAGGGCTACGGCGAGAGCTAGAGCGGCACCACCACTCTCGAAGATGTGGACAGGTCCCGAGACGATAACCCCTGTGAAGGATAGTGGTTGGTGCCGCTTGAGGCGCAAGTTCGCAAGCAGGGACTGGAAGGATATAATAAAGGCAGTGGTGGAGCGCAGGAGTCTTAGAGAGGAGGATCTGCGGGCAAGCAATGCAGTTCGATCTCCAGGGTCGTTCTCGGTTGAGTCGAGCACCACACCATCATCCTCGTCAGCTGATTCTGCTTCGGTTCTGTCTACCTTCTCACCAAACTCGTCATCTTCCTCAGATTGGAACAATTTGTCACCGCCAAGGTCGGAATTGCATAGGGCATCACAAACTGAGCTGAATCCGGAGTTGCAATCTTCAAGTTCTGGAAATGTGAAGGGGAAGGATTTGCGATCATTAGCTGAACGCAGGGGTGGCAATGCTCCTTCTCTGTTTCTAGTGCCATCAGCCGGTGATACTGAAGGAAGGCTCTCTTCAACAGATATTGTGAGGGACTGGTGCCTGTCTCCTCCTTTTATTTCTGAAGTGGAAGAATACCAAGAAACATTTGATTTAGAGCGACGACTCTCATTAGGTGCTTCTGATCCGGACGATGCAGCAGAAGATGAAACTTATTGTGCTGATGAGCATAACCAATTAATTCATCCGGTTCTTTTTAGGTGGCCAGATATGGATAAAGTGGAAGATGTTCACCCTGGTGTCCTCGACTCTGAATCAATATTCTTGTTGTTAGCATCAGAATCAAAATTGGGTTCAAGAAAACCAATGATGAAGAAAATATATGTGTGGTTAGGACGAGATAGTAGGAATGAAGTTGGTAGAGGGAATGAAGAAGATGGGCATATATATTTGGATAGGGCTGGCACTGAGTTTTTTGGTCGCATGGGTACTCCAATGGATACTCCTGTACAG
- the LOC135595800 gene encoding uncharacterized protein LOC135595800 isoform X1, translating into MAKPGNMGHSGFLRYPNDCMRIIINIFVGVVIGFFIGVSFPTANMPKLHLAGSITTCIEDKNSGFATQALLNHTWPSIHSHNGNNSTVHYNDTSKIYVPKNPRGAERLPPNIIVSKSDLYPRRLWGNPSEDFQIQQKYLVTFTVGYDQKNNIDAAVKKFSENFTIMLFHYDGRTSEWDEFEWSKRAIHVSARKQTKWWFAKRFLHPDIVDSYEFIFIWDEDLGVEHFDAEEYIKLVKKHGLEISQPGLQPSKDLTWLMTMRREGSEVHKETKEKHGRCSDPHLPPCAAFVEIMATVFSRDAWRCAWHMIQNDLVHGWGLDFALRRCVEGAHERIGVVDSQWIVHQGIPTLGNQGQKQNGKQPWKGVQDRCRKEWKMFQDRMADAEKAYISKRW; encoded by the exons ATGGCAAAACCTGGAAATATGGGGCACAG TGGATTTCTTAGGTATCCAAATGACTGTATGAGAATTATTATAAACATATTTGTTGGAGTCGTTATAGGCTTTTTTATTGGAGTTTCCTTTCCAACAGCTAATATGCCAAAG CTCCACTTGGCTGGTAGCATCACCACATGCATTGAGGACAAGAATTCAGGCTTTGCAACCCAAGCATTGCTGAATCACACTTGGCCTTCTATACATAGTCACAACGGAAACAACTCAACAGTACATTATAATGATACCTCAAAG ATCTACGTTCCTAAAAATCCCCGAGGTGCAGAAAGGCTCCCACCAAATATCATCGTATCCAAGTCAGATCTTTATCCACGAAGGTTGTGGGGGAATCCAAGTGAG GATTTTCAGATACAGCAGAAGTACCTAGTAACTTTCACAGTTGGATATGACCAGAAAAACAACATCGATGCAGCAGTTAAAAAG TTCTCGGAAAATTTtacaatcatgttgttccattatGATGGACGGACAAGTGAGTGGGATGAATTTGAATGGTCAAAGCGGGCTATTCATGTTAGTGCCAGAAAACAAACTAAATG GTGGTTCGCAAAACGGTTTTTGCACCCCGACATTGTGGATTCATATGAGTTCATATTCATTTGGGATGAAGATCTAGGAGTCGAGCATTTTGATGCTGAAGA ATACATTAAGCTGGTAAAGAAACATGGGCTGGAGATTTCACAACCTGGCCTACAGCCTAGTAAAGACTTAACATGGCTAATGACGATGCGGAGAGAGGGAAGCGAAGTCCATAA AGAAACAAAGGAGAAACATGGCCGGTGTTCCGACCCTCATCTTCCACCCTGTGCTGC GTTCGTCGAGATAATGGCGACTGTGTTCTCCCGAGATGCCTGGCGTTGTGCATGGCATATGATTCAG AACGACTTGGTTCACGGATGGGGTCTTGATTTTGCTCTTCGGAGATGCGTGGAG GGGGCTCACGAGAGAATTGGAGTCGTGGATTCGCAATGGATCGTTCACCAAGGGATTCCTACGCTTGGTAACCAG GGACAGAAACAGAATGGAAAACAACCATGGAAGGGG GTACAGGATCGGTGTAGAAAAGAGTGGAAAATGTTCCAAGATCGGATGGCCGACGCTGAGAAGGCATACATATCGAAGAGATGGTGA
- the LOC135595799 gene encoding probable serine/threonine-protein kinase WNK3, translated as MHGGSTPEQEPEDPEAEFVEIDPTGRYGRYKEVLGKGAFKTVYKAFDEVEGIEVAWNQVKVADLLRNADDLDRFHSEVHLLKTLKHKNIIKFFNSWVDTKNDNINIITEVFNSGTLRQYRKKHKHVDVRALKKWSRQILSGLHYLHSHDPPVIHRDLKCDNIFINGNQGEVKIGDLGLAAILCHAHSAHSCIGTPEFMAPELYEEEYNELVDIYAFGMCLLELVTFEYPYVECTNAAQIYKKVTSGIKPASLAKVKDPGVKRFIEKCIANVSERLPARELLLDSFLQEDADTDSIGYSLRSSSSQSDNVGHSNASTIYGYDQLEPATAGRDFTVEGQRKDLNTIFLKLRIADSTGQIRNIHFPFDIEADTSVSVATEMVAELDLTDQDVTTIAAMIDAEIHAYVPEWMSGEAFEYHSNYVTVSDCHSHDSEAEDEVSALPTELDNPAGSLTLERLPSGRKYWSDSPKATSVDSPASLAHSNACSELELHGSEDISLEVYDEKGDSFKKDGQRTSRSIDRSSPKQQIRSPGSGDGGDNNLGTGSLLISYNARNPSSTNSLNRDLDESPSCAGFQLCNRGVHSGQLEGSDTKLNETFLANKSEDMQFIVKKLERLLTEQQKELDDLQKKHKVAIAEILKKLPPEQHSEVLRICCSKVNINRMQK; from the exons ATGCACGGAGGTTCCACGCCGGAGCAGGAGCCGGAGGATCCGGAAGCCGAGTTCGTGGAGATCGATCCCACTGGGCGCTACGGCCGG TATAAGGAGGTTTTAGGAAAGGGGGCTTTCAAGACCGT CTACAAGGCTTTTGATGAGGTGGAAGGAATAGAGGTGGCTTGGAATCAGGTGAAGGTGGCCGATTTGCTTCGGAATGCCGACGACCTGGACCGGTTCCACTCGGAAGTTCACTTGCTCAAGACCCTGAAGCATAAAAACATCATCAAGTTCTTTAACTCATGGGTCGACACCAAGAATGATAATATCAACATCATCACCGAGGTCTTCAACTCTGGGACATTGCGTCA GTACAGGAAAAAACATAAGCATGTGGATGTAAGAGCATTGAAGAAGTGGTCGAGGCAAATCTTGAGTGGGCTTCACTACCTCCATAGCCATGATCCACCAGTAATCCACAGAGACCTGAAATGTGACAACATTTTCATAAATGGGAACCAGGGGGAGGTGAAAATAGGTGATCTAGGATTGGCAGCCATTCTTTGCCATGCTCACTCCGCTCATAGTTGCATTG GGACACCCGAATTTATGGCTCCAGAACTTTATGAGGAAGAATATAATGAGCTTGTTGATATATATGCATTTGGCATGTGTTTATTAGAGTTAGTGACATTTGAGTACCCGTATGTGGAATGCACCAATGCAGCACAAATATACAAGAAAGTGACCTCA GGAATCAAGCCTGCTTCATTGGCTAAGGTAAAGGATCCAGGAGTCAAGAGGTTTATCGAAAAATGCATTGCCAATGTTTCTGAGAGATTGCCCGCAAGGGAATTATTACTAGACTCTTTTCTCCAAGAAGATGCAGACACTGACAGCATAGGTTATTCCCTGAGATCATCATCAAGTCAATCAG ATAATGTTGGTCATTCCAATGCAAGTACAATTTATGGGTATGACCAACTAGAACCAGCTACAGCTGGTCGAGATTTCACTGTGGAAGGTCAACGCAAAGACCTCAACACAATATTTTTAAAGCTACGGATTGCGGATTCAACAG GTCAAATTCGCAACATTCATTTTCCATTTGATATTGAGGCGGACACATCAGTAAGTGTTGCCACAGAAATGGTGGCAGAATTAGACCTTACGGATCAAGATGTCACAACGATTGCTGCAATGATAGATGCTGAGATACATGCCTATGTCCCAGAATGGATGTCAGGAGAAGCTTTTGAATATCATAGCAATTATGTAACAGTTTCTGATTGTCATAGCCATGATTCGGAAGCTGAAGATGAAGTTTCTGCTTTGCCTACTGAATTAGACAATCCAGCTGGCAGTCTTACCCTAGAACGGCTCCCTTCTGGTCGGAAGTATTGGTCTGATTCTCCAAAGGCAACTAGTGTAGACTCTCCAGCATCTCTTGCACACTCAAATGCATGTTCTGAGTTGGAATTGCACGGAAGTGAAGACATATCTCTTGAGGTTTATGATGAAAAAGGTGATTCCTTTAAAAAGGATGGCCAGAGGACATCCCGGTCAATTGACCGCTCTTCACCTAAACAACAGATACGTTCCCCAGGTTCTGGTGATGGTGGTGACAATAATCTGGGAACTGGGTCATTACTAATATCTTATAATGCGAGAAACCCATCCTCCACTAACAGTCTAAACCGAGACCTGGATGAATCACCTTCATGTGCTGGATTTCAGTTGTGTAACCGTGGAGTCCACTCTGGACAGCTTGAGGGCAGTGATACCAAACTAAATGAAACTTTTCTTGCAAATAAGTCCGAGGATATGCAGTTCATTGTTAAAAAATTAGAGCGTTTGTTGACTGAGCAGCAGAAGGAACTTGATGATCTGCAAAAGAAGCATAAGGTTGCGATAGCAGAAATATTAAAGAAACTTCCTCCTGAGCAACATAGTGAAGTTCTAAGGATATGCTGCTCAAAAGTCAATATTAACAGGATGCAAAAATAG